From a region of the Thermomonas sp. HDW16 genome:
- a CDS encoding efflux RND transporter permease subunit produces MKFNLSEWALRNRTLVLYAILMLGLLGAWSYRHLGQSEDPPFTFKAMVVRTIWPGATAEEVSRQITDRIEKKLMETGQYEFIRAYSRPGESQIIFIAKDSLRSKDIPPLWYQVRKKVGDIKATLPRDAIGPFFNDEFGDTFGNIYALTGDGFDYAVLKDYAERLELELQRVPDVGKVDLLGLQDEKIYIELSNTKLASLGIPLTVVQQALDEQNAVVPASYFETAGERVQMRVSGRFDSVQAIRDFPIRAGDRTFHLGEIAKVTRGFSDPPAPRMRYMGEDAIGLAVSMRDGGDILKLGKSLESEFARLQKTLPTGMQLRKVSDQPLAVTRSVDEFIKVLTEAVAIVLLVSFLSLGLRTGTVVALSIPLVLAMTFAAMHYFGIGLHKISLGALVLALGLLVDDAIIAVEMMVVKIEQGYDRIKAAAFAWESTAFPMLTGTLVTAAGFLPIATAASSTGEYTRSIFQVVTIALLISWVAAVVFIPYLGYQLLTEQGEESEPKGRIARGFRRLRDAFAAGVSRIPRIGSAISDHITAKHHHEAAHDPYQSAFYQRFRKLVAWCVEYRKTVIAVTVAIFIASLMLFRFVPQQFFPASTRLELMVDMELAEGASLKATAAQAKKLEAMLQKQEGVESYVAYVGTGSPRFYLPLDQQLPAANFAQFVLLTHDIESREAVRKWLIEEAAPAFPELQVRVTRLENGPPVGYPVQFRVSGEHIGRVQAIARQVADKVRANSHVTNVNLDWSEPSKVVRLRIDQERARALGVSSAAVAKFLSGSLSGTSVSTYREDNEAIEILLRGPGEERERLGMLGSLAVPTMSGKAVSLSQIATLEDGFEDGIVWHRNRLPTVTVRADIYGKEQPSSVMAQISPTLDDIRATLPSGYLLQLGGTVEDSARGQNSVNAGMPLFVLVVTTLLMLQLRSFSRVLLVWLTAPLGLIGVSLFLLVLRVPFGFVAMLGTIALFGMIMRNSVILVDQIEQDIAAGHAPWQAIIDATVRRFRPIVLTALAAVLAMIPLSRSVFFGPMAVAIMGGLIVATALTLLFLPALYAAWFRVKPEPSHA; encoded by the coding sequence ATGAAATTCAATCTTTCCGAATGGGCGCTGCGCAACCGCACGCTGGTGCTGTACGCGATCCTGATGCTGGGTCTGCTCGGCGCGTGGTCGTACCGCCACCTCGGCCAATCCGAGGATCCGCCGTTCACCTTCAAGGCGATGGTGGTGCGCACGATCTGGCCGGGCGCGACCGCGGAGGAAGTCTCGCGGCAGATCACCGACCGCATCGAAAAGAAATTGATGGAAACCGGCCAGTACGAATTCATTCGCGCCTACTCGCGGCCAGGCGAGTCGCAGATCATCTTCATCGCCAAGGACTCTCTGCGCAGCAAGGACATTCCGCCGCTGTGGTACCAGGTGCGCAAGAAGGTCGGCGATATCAAGGCGACACTGCCGCGTGATGCCATCGGCCCGTTCTTCAACGACGAATTCGGCGATACCTTCGGCAATATCTATGCGTTGACCGGCGATGGTTTCGACTACGCCGTGCTCAAGGACTACGCCGAGCGGCTGGAGCTTGAACTGCAGCGCGTTCCGGACGTCGGTAAGGTGGATTTGCTCGGTCTGCAGGACGAGAAGATCTACATCGAGCTGTCCAACACCAAGCTGGCATCACTCGGGATTCCGTTGACCGTGGTGCAGCAGGCACTGGACGAACAGAATGCGGTGGTGCCGGCGAGTTATTTCGAAACCGCTGGCGAACGCGTGCAGATGCGGGTCAGCGGTCGCTTCGATTCGGTGCAGGCGATACGCGACTTCCCGATCCGCGCTGGCGACCGCACCTTCCACCTGGGCGAGATCGCCAAGGTCACCCGCGGTTTCTCCGACCCGCCAGCGCCACGCATGCGCTACATGGGCGAAGACGCGATCGGCCTTGCGGTGTCGATGCGCGATGGCGGCGACATCCTCAAGCTGGGCAAGTCGCTGGAAAGCGAATTCGCGCGCCTGCAAAAGACCCTGCCGACCGGCATGCAGCTGCGCAAGGTCTCCGACCAGCCGCTGGCGGTGACGCGTTCGGTCGACGAGTTCATCAAGGTGCTGACCGAGGCGGTGGCGATCGTGCTGCTGGTCAGCTTCCTGTCGCTCGGCCTGCGCACCGGCACCGTGGTCGCGCTGTCGATCCCGCTGGTGCTGGCGATGACCTTCGCCGCGATGCATTACTTCGGCATCGGCTTGCACAAGATCTCGCTCGGCGCGCTTGTGCTCGCCTTGGGTCTGCTGGTGGATGACGCGATCATCGCGGTCGAGATGATGGTGGTGAAGATCGAGCAGGGCTACGACCGGATCAAGGCCGCTGCCTTCGCCTGGGAAAGTACGGCATTCCCGATGCTGACCGGCACGCTGGTGACCGCGGCCGGCTTTTTGCCGATCGCCACCGCGGCATCGAGTACAGGCGAATACACGCGCTCTATCTTCCAGGTGGTGACGATCGCGTTGCTGATTTCCTGGGTGGCGGCGGTGGTGTTCATCCCGTACCTGGGTTACCAGCTGTTGACCGAGCAGGGCGAGGAAAGCGAACCGAAGGGCCGCATCGCGCGCGGGTTCCGGCGACTGCGCGATGCCTTCGCCGCAGGCGTGTCGCGCATTCCGCGCATCGGTAGCGCTATCTCGGATCACATCACTGCCAAGCACCACCACGAAGCCGCGCACGATCCCTATCAGTCGGCCTTCTACCAGCGCTTCCGCAAGTTGGTCGCGTGGTGCGTGGAATATCGCAAGACGGTGATCGCGGTGACCGTGGCGATCTTCATCGCTTCGCTGATGCTGTTCCGCTTCGTGCCACAGCAGTTCTTCCCGGCGTCCACGCGGCTGGAGCTGATGGTGGACATGGAGCTGGCCGAAGGCGCTTCGCTCAAGGCCACCGCGGCGCAGGCGAAGAAGCTGGAAGCGATGTTGCAGAAGCAGGAAGGCGTCGAAAGCTATGTCGCCTATGTCGGTACCGGTTCACCGCGTTTCTACCTGCCTCTCGACCAGCAGTTGCCCGCGGCGAATTTCGCCCAGTTCGTGCTGCTCACGCATGACATCGAATCGCGCGAAGCCGTGCGCAAGTGGTTGATCGAGGAAGCCGCACCGGCGTTCCCGGAACTGCAGGTGCGCGTCACACGCCTTGAGAACGGTCCGCCGGTCGGTTACCCGGTGCAGTTCCGCGTCTCCGGTGAACACATCGGCCGCGTACAGGCCATCGCGCGACAAGTGGCCGACAAAGTGCGCGCGAATTCGCATGTGACCAACGTGAACCTGGACTGGAGCGAACCGAGCAAGGTGGTGCGTCTGCGCATCGACCAGGAACGCGCACGCGCGCTGGGCGTGAGCTCGGCGGCGGTGGCGAAGTTCCTGTCCGGTTCGCTATCCGGCACCTCCGTCAGCACCTATCGCGAAGACAACGAGGCGATCGAGATCCTGCTGCGCGGGCCGGGCGAGGAGCGCGAACGGCTGGGCATGCTCGGTTCGCTGGCGGTGCCGACGATGAGCGGCAAGGCGGTATCGCTGAGCCAGATCGCCACGCTTGAGGACGGCTTCGAGGACGGCATCGTCTGGCATCGCAACCGCCTGCCGACGGTCACCGTGCGCGCCGACATCTACGGCAAGGAACAGCCGTCCAGCGTGATGGCGCAGATCTCGCCGACCTTGGATGACATCCGCGCCACGCTGCCCTCCGGCTACCTGCTGCAGCTCGGCGGCACGGTGGAGGATTCCGCGCGCGGGCAGAACTCGGTGAACGCCGGCATGCCGCTGTTCGTGCTGGTGGTGACCACGTTGCTGATGCTGCAGCTGCGCAGCTTCTCGCGGGTGCTGCTGGTGTGGCTGACCGCGCCGCTGGGGCTGATCGGCGTCAGTCTGTTCCTGCTGGTGCTGCGGGTGCCGTTCGGCTTCGTGGCGATGCTCGGCACCATCGCGCTGTTCGGCATGATCATGCGCAACTCGGTGATCCTGGTCGATCAGATCGAACAGGACATCGCCGCCGGGCATGCGCCGTGGCAGGCGATCATCGACGCCACCGTGCGCCGCTTCCGCCCCATCGTGCTGACCGCGCTGGCGGCGGTGCTGGCGATGATCCCGCTGTCGCGCTCGGTGTTCTTCGGGCCGATGGCGGTGGCGATCATGGGCGGGCTGATCGTGGCGACCGCGCTGACCCTGCTGTTCCTGCCGGCGTTGTATGCGGCGTGGTTCCGGGTGAAGCCGGAGCCGTCGCACGCCTGA
- the leuB gene encoding 3-isopropylmalate dehydrogenase, which translates to MNANIVVLPGDGIGPEVTAAAVSVLQAVAKRYGHDFHFEEQLIGGAAIDATGEPLPQATLDAARKADAVLLGAVGGPKWSDPKAKVRPEQGLLAIRKALGLYANLRPVKPHPATLGASPIKPHLLNGVDLVVVRELTGGIYFGEKSRDGDNASDLCSYSVAEVERVVRRACTLARGRRGKVTSVDKANVLETSRLWRETTERVVHEEFPEIELEHQLVDSMAMHLLAKPREYDVIVTENMFGDILTDEASMLAGSLGLLPSASLGDGKVGLYEPIHGSAPDIAGKGIANPYATILSAAMLLRHSLGLEREAACIELAVGKALDAGVLTADLAPAGRGVRTAEATRAVLEHIEADCYVAELRD; encoded by the coding sequence ATGAACGCGAACATCGTCGTATTGCCGGGTGACGGCATCGGCCCGGAAGTGACTGCTGCTGCAGTTTCGGTGTTACAAGCCGTTGCCAAGCGCTACGGCCACGACTTCCATTTCGAGGAACAGCTGATCGGCGGCGCCGCGATCGACGCCACTGGCGAACCGCTGCCGCAGGCGACGCTGGATGCCGCACGCAAGGCAGATGCCGTGCTACTAGGTGCGGTCGGCGGCCCGAAGTGGTCCGACCCGAAAGCGAAGGTACGACCCGAGCAAGGGTTGCTCGCGATCCGCAAGGCGCTGGGCCTGTACGCCAACCTGCGCCCAGTGAAGCCGCACCCGGCGACGCTGGGTGCCTCACCGATCAAGCCGCACCTGCTCAACGGCGTGGATCTGGTGGTCGTACGCGAACTGACTGGCGGCATCTACTTCGGCGAAAAATCGCGCGATGGCGACAATGCCAGCGACCTGTGCAGCTACAGCGTGGCCGAAGTGGAACGCGTGGTGCGACGCGCCTGCACATTGGCACGTGGCCGCCGCGGCAAGGTGACGTCGGTCGACAAGGCCAACGTGCTGGAGACCTCGCGCCTGTGGCGCGAAACCACCGAACGCGTGGTGCACGAGGAATTCCCCGAGATCGAACTGGAACACCAACTGGTCGATTCGATGGCGATGCACCTGCTAGCCAAGCCGCGCGAGTACGACGTGATCGTCACCGAGAACATGTTCGGCGACATCCTCACCGACGAGGCCTCGATGCTGGCCGGCTCGCTGGGCCTGCTGCCGAGTGCGTCGCTGGGCGATGGCAAGGTTGGCCTGTACGAGCCGATCCACGGCTCCGCACCGGACATCGCAGGCAAGGGCATCGCGAATCCCTATGCGACGATCCTCAGCGCCGCCATGCTGCTGCGCCATTCGCTGGGACTCGAGCGCGAAGCCGCGTGTATCGAGCTGGCAGTAGGCAAGGCGCTGGATGCCGGCGTGCTGACCGCCGACCTGGCGCCCGCGGGCCGTGGCGTTCGCACAGCGGAAGCGACTCGTGCGGTGCTCGAACACATCGAAGCCGATTGCTACGTGGCGGAACTGCGCGATTGA
- a CDS encoding efflux RND transporter periplasmic adaptor subunit — protein MKVAMLALALTATLAACGKPQAPVETARPVLVVHPSGGAQSAFSAYAGEIRAREESALSFRIGGSLVKRLVDAGDRVRRGQLLAELDPGDAGLQVAAAQAEMARLGGDLERYRKLVAQKLVSQSTFDAQQAAYRAARAQYELMRNQSAYTRLHAPRDGVIANRLAEAGQTVAAGQTVYTLAGDAGREVAIALPESRVRDVQVGQPVLVELWSAPGERLPGRVREISPAADPQARTYAARVALDGDAASAVELGQSARVYMQEHGEAAALSVPLSAVQRAADGKPASLWVVDPTSRRVHLAPVQLGAYAEEAVPVLGGVGANAWIVAAGGHLLREGQLVAPVDRDNRPVFDKTAPATAAK, from the coding sequence ATGAAGGTTGCGATGCTGGCGTTGGCGCTCACGGCTACGCTCGCGGCATGCGGCAAACCCCAAGCGCCGGTGGAAACCGCGCGCCCGGTGTTGGTGGTACACCCGTCCGGCGGCGCGCAATCCGCGTTCAGCGCCTATGCCGGCGAGATCCGCGCCCGCGAGGAAAGCGCGTTGTCGTTCCGCATCGGTGGCAGCCTGGTGAAGCGGCTGGTCGATGCCGGCGACCGCGTGCGCCGTGGCCAGCTGCTGGCCGAACTCGACCCTGGCGATGCCGGCCTGCAAGTCGCCGCCGCGCAAGCGGAGATGGCGCGCCTTGGCGGCGATCTGGAACGCTATCGCAAGCTGGTTGCGCAGAAACTGGTCAGCCAATCGACCTTCGATGCACAGCAGGCCGCCTATCGCGCCGCACGCGCGCAGTACGAATTGATGCGCAACCAGTCCGCCTACACGCGCCTGCACGCACCGCGCGATGGCGTGATCGCGAATCGCCTGGCCGAAGCCGGGCAGACCGTTGCCGCCGGACAAACCGTTTACACATTGGCGGGTGATGCTGGTCGCGAAGTGGCGATTGCCCTGCCGGAATCGCGCGTGCGCGACGTGCAGGTCGGCCAGCCGGTGCTAGTTGAATTGTGGAGTGCACCCGGCGAGCGATTGCCAGGCCGCGTGCGCGAAATTTCTCCCGCCGCCGACCCGCAGGCGCGCACCTATGCCGCGCGTGTTGCGCTGGATGGCGATGCGGCCAGTGCGGTCGAACTCGGCCAGAGCGCGCGCGTGTACATGCAGGAACATGGCGAAGCTGCCGCATTGAGCGTGCCGCTGTCTGCCGTGCAACGCGCCGCGGATGGCAAGCCGGCTTCATTGTGGGTGGTCGATCCGACGTCGCGGCGCGTGCATCTGGCGCCGGTGCAACTAGGCGCGTATGCCGAAGAAGCTGTACCGGTGTTGGGAGGCGTGGGCGCGAATGCGTGGATCGTCGCCGCTGGCGGTCACCTGCTGCGCGAGGGCCAGCTGGTCGCGCCGGTGGATCGCGACAATCGACCGGTGTTCGATAAAACCGCACCCGCGACTGCGGCGAAGTAA
- a CDS encoding TolC family outer membrane protein: MLRRPLAFALAIALLPAAAQADDLLQSYNNARSSDPQYAAAESSRAIAAERPVQARAALLPQVNGSVGFDRIGTPGDARRTGSWGVSAQQSLFDYGNYTALRAAKAQDRAGGFDLDAAGHSLITRTSAAYFNVLVQLETLSAAEAAETALQKQFDFASKRLEVGLAPITDVHEARAQYDAARANTILARNAVQDAYQALVEITGTPVGNLKGLPDDFKPSLPESRDVNGWVATALSENPSLKAQAADLEAAEANVATARSGHYPTLGLGASYGRAIPGLYGNPEFSGSNKATTNVGLTLSIPIFSGFATQSGVRSSLAQRDATADALEQTRRSIERSTRNAYQALVAGISEVEARRLAVISAQSAYEASQVGLEVGTRTVLDVLVNQRTLFAAQQAYSQAKYNFLQSRLLLEQAAGTLEVSDVEDVNRLLTTDESVAAATTAP, from the coding sequence ATGCTGCGTCGCCCGCTCGCCTTCGCCCTTGCCATTGCCCTGCTGCCTGCCGCAGCGCAGGCCGACGACTTGCTGCAGAGCTACAACAATGCGCGCAGCAGCGACCCGCAGTACGCCGCAGCGGAATCCAGCCGCGCGATCGCCGCCGAACGTCCGGTGCAGGCACGCGCCGCGCTGTTGCCGCAGGTGAACGGTTCGGTCGGCTTCGACCGCATCGGCACCCCGGGCGATGCGCGTCGCACCGGCTCGTGGGGCGTCAGCGCCCAGCAATCGTTGTTCGATTACGGCAACTACACCGCGCTGCGCGCTGCCAAGGCGCAGGATCGCGCCGGCGGCTTCGACCTGGATGCCGCAGGCCATAGCCTGATCACCCGCACGTCGGCCGCCTACTTCAACGTGCTGGTGCAGCTGGAGACGCTGTCCGCCGCCGAAGCCGCGGAAACCGCGCTGCAGAAACAGTTCGATTTCGCCTCCAAGCGCCTGGAGGTCGGCTTGGCGCCGATCACCGACGTACACGAGGCACGCGCCCAATACGATGCCGCGCGCGCCAACACCATCCTCGCCCGCAACGCGGTGCAAGATGCCTACCAGGCACTGGTCGAAATCACCGGCACCCCGGTCGGCAACCTCAAGGGCCTGCCGGACGACTTCAAGCCGTCGCTGCCGGAGTCGCGCGATGTCAATGGCTGGGTAGCCACCGCATTGTCCGAGAATCCCTCGCTCAAGGCGCAGGCTGCGGATCTGGAAGCCGCCGAGGCGAACGTTGCCACGGCACGTTCCGGCCACTACCCGACCCTCGGCCTTGGCGCCTCCTATGGTCGGGCGATCCCGGGCCTGTACGGAAACCCGGAATTCAGTGGCAGTAACAAGGCCACCACCAATGTCGGCCTGACCCTGAGCATTCCAATTTTCTCCGGCTTCGCCACCCAGTCCGGTGTGCGCAGCTCGCTGGCCCAGCGTGATGCCACCGCCGACGCACTGGAGCAGACACGCCGCTCCATCGAACGCAGCACCCGCAATGCCTATCAGGCGCTGGTCGCCGGCATCAGCGAAGTGGAAGCACGCCGCTTGGCGGTGATCTCCGCGCAGAGCGCCTACGAGGCCTCGCAGGTGGGCTTGGAAGTCGGTACCCGCACCGTGCTCGACGTGCTGGTGAACCAGCGCACCCTGTTCGCCGCGCAACAGGCCTATTCGCAGGCCAAGTACAACTTCCTGCAGAGCCGCCTGCTGCTGGAGCAGGCCGCCGGTACGCTGGAAGTGTCCGATGTCGAGGACGTGAACCGCCTGCTCACCACCGACGAATCGGTTGCGGCGGCGACCACCGCACCCTGA
- the leuD gene encoding 3-isopropylmalate dehydratase small subunit, whose translation MQPFKQLTSRTIVLRERNIDTDQIIPARFLTTTERKGLGKHAFNDWRSLPDGSPDPEFPFNQAENAGAQILVAGRNFGCGSSREHAPWALLDLGLRAVVSSEIADIFRSNALKNGLLPIVLDQPVVDELLAQPGIELSIDIAARTLTLPDGRSFAFPLDAFAQTCLLDGVDQLGYLLKQKPDIQQFEAARDAAEAA comes from the coding sequence ATGCAGCCGTTCAAGCAATTGACCTCGCGCACCATCGTGCTGCGCGAACGCAATATCGATACCGACCAGATCATCCCCGCGCGCTTTTTGACCACCACCGAGCGCAAGGGCCTCGGCAAGCATGCCTTCAACGACTGGCGTTCACTGCCGGATGGCTCGCCGGACCCGGAATTCCCGTTCAATCAAGCAGAGAACGCTGGCGCGCAGATTCTGGTCGCCGGCCGCAACTTCGGCTGCGGCTCCTCGCGCGAGCACGCGCCGTGGGCGCTGCTCGACCTCGGCCTGCGCGCGGTGGTCAGCAGCGAGATCGCCGACATCTTCCGCAGCAACGCGCTTAAGAACGGCCTGCTGCCGATCGTGCTGGATCAGCCCGTCGTCGACGAACTGCTGGCGCAGCCCGGCATCGAACTGTCGATCGACATCGCCGCGCGCACCTTGACGCTGCCCGACGGCCGCAGCTTCGCCTTCCCACTGGATGCGTTCGCGCAGACCTGCCTGCTCGATGGCGTAGATCAACTCGGCTACCTGCTGAAACAAAAACCCGACATCCAACAATTCGAAGCCGCGCGCGACGCGGCAGAGGCCGCTTGA
- a CDS encoding TetR/AcrR family transcriptional regulator encodes MISSAKSKATESTTTKSAGPGRPKDPGKRAAILDAAKRMFVQDGFDGVSMDQIASEAGVSKLTVYSHFGDKDSLFAEAVRAHCEQAMPSSLFVAEPEKPVRERLTDIGHAFFGMIMTPEAIAGHRVLCTPQATARGMPSLFWEAGPKRVQDAFTEMLERRIEAGELEIDDPRRAASQFFTLLKGEAHAQAVFGYSCSGRTDTPEEHVASVVDLFLRAYAVRP; translated from the coding sequence ATGATTTCTTCGGCCAAATCGAAGGCGACCGAGAGCACGACAACCAAGTCGGCTGGGCCAGGGCGTCCGAAGGATCCGGGCAAGCGCGCGGCGATCCTGGACGCGGCCAAGCGGATGTTCGTCCAGGATGGTTTCGATGGCGTCAGCATGGATCAGATCGCCTCCGAGGCGGGCGTCTCCAAGCTCACCGTCTACAGCCACTTCGGCGACAAGGACAGCCTGTTCGCCGAGGCGGTGCGCGCGCATTGCGAGCAGGCGATGCCATCCAGCCTGTTCGTCGCCGAGCCCGAAAAACCCGTTCGCGAGCGCCTGACCGACATCGGCCATGCGTTCTTCGGGATGATCATGACGCCCGAGGCGATCGCCGGTCACCGCGTCCTGTGCACCCCGCAAGCGACCGCCCGGGGCATGCCCAGCCTGTTCTGGGAAGCCGGCCCCAAGCGCGTGCAGGACGCCTTCACCGAGATGCTGGAGCGCCGGATCGAGGCCGGCGAACTGGAGATCGATGACCCCCGCCGCGCCGCGTCGCAGTTCTTCACCCTGCTCAAGGGCGAGGCGCACGCGCAGGCGGTGTTCGGCTACAGCTGCAGTGGCCGCACCGATACTCCGGAAGAGCACGTTGCCTCGGTCGTCGATTTGTTCCTGCGTGCCTATGCGGTACGCCCCTGA
- a CDS encoding protein-L-isoaspartate O-methyltransferase has protein sequence MSIDYTKARENMVEQQVRPWDVLDARVLETIGTLPREAFVPEALRAMAYADTALPLGDGVSMMKPVLEGRALQALLPQAEESVLEIGTGSGYLTACLARLAREVVSIERRADLAEAARARLAAQGIGNVRIETVDALSWDNTQQFDAICVNAAVETLPLRFLEWLTPGGRLFVVQGRSPAMEATLVHRDVNGSRTESLFETDLPYLAGTAPQPEFTL, from the coding sequence ATGAGCATCGACTACACCAAGGCACGCGAAAACATGGTGGAACAGCAGGTGCGTCCCTGGGACGTGCTGGATGCGCGCGTGCTGGAGACCATCGGCACGCTGCCGCGCGAAGCCTTCGTGCCCGAGGCGCTGCGCGCGATGGCCTATGCCGATACCGCGCTGCCGCTGGGCGATGGCGTATCGATGATGAAACCCGTGCTGGAAGGCCGCGCCTTGCAGGCGCTGCTGCCGCAGGCCGAGGAAAGCGTGCTGGAAATCGGTACCGGCAGCGGCTACCTGACCGCCTGCCTGGCGCGCCTGGCGCGGGAAGTGGTGAGCATCGAGCGCCGCGCCGACCTGGCCGAGGCCGCCCGCGCACGCCTTGCCGCGCAGGGCATCGGCAATGTGCGCATCGAAACCGTTGATGCATTGTCCTGGGACAACACGCAGCAGTTCGATGCGATCTGCGTCAACGCCGCGGTGGAAACACTGCCGCTTCGCTTCCTGGAATGGTTGACGCCGGGCGGCCGCCTGTTCGTGGTGCAGGGCCGTTCGCCGGCGATGGAAGCCACCCTGGTGCATCGCGATGTCAACGGATCGCGCACCGAATCGTTGTTCGAAACCGACTTGCCGTATCTGGCCGGCACCGCGCCGCAGCCTGAATTCACCCTCTAA
- the leuC gene encoding 3-isopropylmalate dehydratase large subunit, with protein sequence MVAKTLFDKLWDAHLVAPETDSAPAVLYIDLHLIHEVTSPQAFAELDARGLPVARPERTKGTLDHSTPTLPADATGKLPYANVEAEAQVAKLRENAAKFGVELFDFGSAHRGIVHVIGPELGITQPGMTIVCGDSHTATHGAFGALAFGIGTSEVGHVLATQCLLQRKPKTLAITIDGELGPGVTAKDLILHVIGVIGVNGGTGHVIEYRGSAIHSLSMDERMTVCNMSIEAGARAGLIAPDDITFEFLRNTPRAPQGAAFDAAVERWRVFRTDEGAAFDREVRIDARDIAPTITWGTHPGQVAAIAGHIPADTNSDDAKARDYMGWEAQAPLAGRAVDVVFIGSCTNSRLSDLREAASILKNHKVHPRVRMLVVPGSEQVKKDAEAEGIDAIVRAAGAEWREPGCSMCIAMNGDLVQPGQLAVSTSNRNFEGRQGKGARTVLASPLTAAVCAVAGEITDPREFLSQKEAA encoded by the coding sequence ATGGTTGCGAAGACATTGTTCGACAAGTTGTGGGACGCGCACCTGGTCGCGCCGGAAACCGATTCCGCGCCGGCGGTGCTGTACATCGACCTGCACCTGATCCACGAAGTCACCTCGCCGCAGGCCTTCGCCGAACTCGACGCACGCGGCCTGCCGGTCGCAAGGCCGGAACGCACCAAGGGCACACTGGATCATTCGACGCCAACCTTGCCTGCAGATGCCACCGGCAAGCTGCCGTACGCGAACGTTGAAGCGGAAGCGCAGGTCGCGAAGCTGCGCGAGAACGCCGCGAAGTTCGGCGTAGAACTGTTCGACTTCGGCAGTGCGCACCGCGGCATCGTGCATGTCATCGGCCCCGAACTCGGCATCACCCAGCCCGGCATGACGATAGTCTGCGGCGACAGCCACACCGCCACACACGGTGCATTCGGCGCACTGGCGTTCGGCATCGGCACCAGCGAAGTCGGCCACGTGCTGGCCACGCAATGCCTGTTGCAACGCAAGCCGAAGACGCTGGCGATCACCATCGACGGCGAGCTCGGCCCCGGCGTCACCGCCAAGGACCTGATCCTGCACGTGATCGGCGTGATCGGCGTCAATGGCGGCACCGGCCATGTCATCGAATACCGCGGCAGCGCGATCCATTCGCTGTCAATGGACGAGCGCATGACCGTGTGCAACATGTCGATCGAAGCCGGCGCGCGCGCGGGCCTGATCGCGCCGGACGACATCACTTTCGAGTTCCTGCGCAACACCCCGCGCGCACCACAGGGTGCGGCGTTCGATGCGGCCGTCGAACGCTGGCGCGTATTCCGCACCGACGAAGGCGCGGCGTTCGATCGCGAAGTGCGGATCGACGCGCGCGACATCGCGCCGACCATTACCTGGGGCACGCATCCGGGTCAAGTCGCCGCGATTGCCGGGCACATCCCGGCAGATACCAACAGCGACGACGCCAAGGCACGCGACTACATGGGTTGGGAGGCGCAGGCGCCGCTGGCCGGGCGCGCGGTGGACGTGGTGTTCATCGGCAGCTGCACCAATTCGCGGCTCAGCGACTTGCGCGAAGCCGCGTCGATATTGAAGAACCACAAGGTGCATCCGCGCGTGCGCATGCTGGTTGTGCCCGGCTCCGAGCAGGTCAAGAAGGATGCCGAAGCCGAAGGCATCGACGCCATCGTCCGCGCCGCCGGTGCCGAATGGCGCGAGCCTGGCTGCTCGATGTGCATCGCGATGAACGGCGACCTGGTGCAACCGGGACAGTTGGCGGTTTCGACGTCCAACCGCAACTTCGAAGGCCGCCAGGGCAAGGGCGCACGCACCGTGCTGGCCTCGCCTTTGACGGCTGCGGTGTGCGCAGTGGCCGGCGAGATCACCGACCCGCGCGAATTCCTGAGCCAGAAGGAGGCCGCGTGA